In the genome of Bacillus sp. S3, one region contains:
- a CDS encoding stage V sporulation protein D — protein MRVSNVTVRKRLMIALFVGILTFLIIDVRLGYVQFVLGDMLTDRAKGLWSRNIPFEPERGKIVDRNGVALATNISAPTVYVIPRQVKDPAATAEKLAAVLGMPKDKAYRDITKGASSVRIKEGRKISHEKAKEIRALNLEGVYIGEDSKRHYPNGSYLSHVLGFTGVDNQGLMGLEQYYDKELNGERGAVKFYANAKGERMNDMADDYEHPVNGLDLKLTIDSKIQTIIERELDIAEAKYNPDGIVAIAMNPNNGEILGMSSRPTFDPANFRNVPQEVYNRNLPVWSTYEPGSTFKIITLAAALNEGKVDLEEDHFHDSGSVQVAGARLKCWKRGGHGSQTMLEVVQNSCNPGFVEMGDRLGKEKLFKYIKDFGFGQKTGIDLQGEGTGILFNMNRVGPVEQATTAFGQGVSVTPIQQVTAVSAAINGGILYKPFIAKELIDPVTKEIVMRNTPVEKRRVITEETSKEIRHALESVVAQGTGGRAFIEGYRVGGKTGTAQKAQGGRYLENNFIVSFIGFAPADDPQIVVYVAVDNPKGVTAFGGTVSAPIVGSIMKDGLSAIGVEPRKDQIEKEIKWPDTPLLTLPDFVGLTKSELQEQMINLRIDASGEGDVVVRQSPKPGTKVKDGSKIRLYFGKGD, from the coding sequence ATGCGTGTTTCTAATGTTACTGTCCGTAAACGGCTAATGATTGCACTATTCGTTGGAATTCTAACCTTCTTGATTATTGATGTTCGGCTGGGGTATGTCCAGTTTGTCCTCGGTGATATGCTGACTGATCGAGCGAAAGGCTTATGGAGCAGGAATATCCCTTTTGAACCGGAGCGCGGAAAAATTGTTGACCGGAATGGGGTGGCATTAGCAACGAATATTAGCGCACCTACCGTTTATGTCATTCCGAGGCAAGTGAAAGATCCGGCAGCTACTGCTGAAAAGCTGGCGGCCGTGCTAGGTATGCCAAAGGATAAGGCATACCGTGATATTACAAAAGGTGCTTCCTCCGTTCGAATAAAGGAAGGAAGGAAAATATCGCACGAAAAAGCAAAAGAAATCAGAGCACTTAACCTTGAAGGGGTTTATATAGGCGAGGACTCAAAGCGGCATTATCCAAATGGAAGTTACCTTTCTCATGTTCTTGGGTTTACCGGAGTGGACAACCAAGGTTTAATGGGTCTTGAGCAGTACTATGATAAAGAGTTAAATGGTGAACGCGGCGCCGTTAAATTTTACGCCAATGCCAAAGGCGAAAGAATGAACGACATGGCCGATGATTACGAGCATCCGGTAAATGGCCTTGATTTGAAATTAACGATTGATTCTAAAATCCAAACAATTATCGAACGAGAACTCGATATTGCTGAGGCAAAATATAATCCAGATGGCATTGTAGCCATTGCCATGAATCCCAACAATGGCGAAATATTAGGGATGTCAAGCCGGCCGACGTTTGACCCGGCTAATTTCCGAAATGTTCCGCAAGAGGTTTATAATCGAAACCTACCGGTATGGTCTACCTATGAACCTGGATCCACCTTTAAAATTATTACCCTCGCAGCGGCACTGAATGAAGGAAAAGTGGATTTGGAAGAAGATCATTTTCATGATTCAGGTTCTGTCCAAGTGGCAGGAGCAAGATTAAAATGCTGGAAAAGAGGCGGTCATGGCAGCCAGACCATGTTGGAAGTGGTTCAAAATTCCTGTAACCCCGGATTTGTGGAAATGGGAGATCGTTTAGGGAAAGAAAAGCTCTTTAAATATATTAAGGATTTTGGTTTTGGCCAAAAAACAGGAATAGACTTACAAGGGGAAGGTACGGGAATTTTATTTAATATGAACCGGGTTGGTCCTGTTGAACAAGCAACAACCGCTTTTGGACAGGGGGTATCGGTTACACCCATTCAGCAGGTAACGGCGGTTTCCGCTGCCATTAATGGTGGAATACTTTACAAACCGTTTATTGCCAAGGAGTTAATTGATCCAGTTACGAAGGAAATAGTAATGAGAAATACTCCCGTAGAAAAAAGACGAGTGATTACGGAGGAAACATCGAAGGAAATTCGCCATGCCCTTGAAAGTGTTGTGGCCCAGGGGACAGGAGGCAGAGCATTTATTGAAGGCTATCGTGTTGGTGGAAAAACTGGAACGGCGCAAAAAGCACAGGGTGGGAGATATTTAGAAAATAACTTTATCGTTTCCTTTATCGGCTTTGCTCCAGCTGATGACCCTCAGATCGTTGTTTATGTTGCAGTTGATAATCCAAAAGGAGTGACGGCTTTTGGAGGTACTGTCAGTGCGCCAATCGTCGGAAGTATTATGAAGGATGGTTTAAGTGCAATTGGAGTAGAACCGCGAAAGGATCAAATTGAAAAAGAAATTAAATGGCCAGATACACCACTTTTAACATTACCTGATTTTGTTGGCTTAACGAAAAGCGAACTTCAAGAGCAGATGATTAATTTAAGGATAGATGCCAGCGGGGAAGGCGATGTTGTTGTTAGACAATCTCCAAAACCTGGCACAAAGGTAAAGGATGGATCAAAAATTAGACTTTACTTTGGTAAAGGCGATTAA
- a CDS encoding UDP-N-acetylmuramoyl-L-alanyl-D-glutamate--2,6-diaminopimelate ligase, with protein MKLQKLLKYLHPIHPFKVDDPEITSIENDNRKVQKGSLFICIKGYTVDGHDFAASAVKNGAAAILAERPLDLEVPVIIVKDTTRAMAVLANAFYGQPTKKLHLIGITGTNGKTTTSHLIEKIFTDASKKTGLIGTMYTKIADRIIETKNTTPESLTLQKTFQQMVDSGVSHAVMEVSSHALDLGRVHGCDFDVAVFTNLTQDHLDYHKSMEEYKRAKSLLFAQLGNTFDDNKPKFAVLNADDPASEMYSRSTAAHVVTYGIDQKADVQAEHIHMTPKGTNFDLIMGGTVYPINMQLIGKFSVYNVLASITAALVSGIAIQDIIDSIEGVEGVAGRFELVNAGQDFTVIVDYAHTPDSLENVLKTIQHFANKKIFVIVGCGGDRDRTKRPLMAKIACHLATNPIFTSDNPRSEDPLAILKEMEEGVPDETYQVIPDRKEAIYTAVNQAEAGDVILIAGKGHETYQTIGSVVHDFDDRLVAKEAIEER; from the coding sequence ATGAAGCTACAAAAGCTGCTTAAGTATTTGCATCCCATTCATCCTTTTAAGGTGGACGACCCGGAAATTACTTCGATTGAAAATGATAACCGGAAGGTGCAAAAGGGGAGCTTGTTTATTTGTATTAAAGGATACACAGTTGACGGCCATGATTTTGCCGCATCCGCTGTAAAAAATGGGGCAGCGGCAATACTTGCTGAGCGTCCGTTAGACCTTGAAGTTCCTGTTATCATTGTAAAAGATACCACACGAGCAATGGCGGTGCTCGCGAATGCCTTCTACGGCCAGCCTACAAAAAAGCTGCATTTAATTGGCATTACAGGAACGAACGGAAAAACAACAACAAGTCATTTGATTGAAAAAATATTTACCGATGCAAGCAAAAAAACAGGCTTGATTGGTACAATGTACACAAAAATAGCTGACCGGATTATAGAAACGAAAAACACAACACCAGAAAGCTTAACACTTCAAAAAACATTTCAACAAATGGTTGATTCCGGTGTCAGTCATGCGGTAATGGAGGTTTCATCACATGCCCTTGATTTAGGAAGGGTTCATGGTTGTGATTTTGATGTTGCAGTATTCACAAACCTAACACAAGATCACCTGGATTATCATAAATCAATGGAGGAATATAAACGCGCGAAAAGCTTATTGTTTGCCCAGCTTGGCAATACTTTTGACGATAATAAACCAAAATTCGCTGTCTTAAATGCAGATGATCCTGCATCAGAAATGTATAGCAGGTCGACGGCGGCACATGTGGTTACATACGGAATCGATCAGAAGGCAGATGTTCAGGCAGAGCATATACATATGACTCCTAAAGGGACTAATTTCGATCTTATAATGGGGGGTACCGTCTATCCCATCAACATGCAGTTAATTGGAAAATTTAGTGTCTATAATGTTTTAGCAAGTATCACTGCTGCATTAGTCTCAGGGATTGCGATCCAGGACATTATCGATTCAATCGAAGGTGTCGAAGGAGTAGCCGGAAGGTTTGAACTTGTAAATGCCGGTCAGGATTTTACAGTGATTGTTGATTATGCACATACACCGGATAGCCTCGAAAATGTATTAAAAACGATTCAGCATTTCGCGAACAAAAAGATTTTTGTCATTGTCGGCTGCGGCGGAGACCGTGACCGCACAAAACGGCCATTGATGGCGAAGATTGCCTGCCATCTAGCTACTAACCCTATTTTTACATCGGATAATCCAAGAAGTGAAGATCCGCTGGCAATATTGAAGGAAATGGAAGAAGGTGTGCCGGATGAAACATACCAAGTCATACCGGATCGCAAGGAAGCTATTTATACTGCTGTTAATCAGGCAGAAGCAGGAGATGTCATTTTAATCGCCGGAAAGGGACATGAAACCTATCAAACCATTGGCAGTGTAGTCCATGACTTTGATGACCGTCTTGTTGCTAAGGAAGCAATTGAGGAGAGATAG
- the mraY gene encoding phospho-N-acetylmuramoyl-pentapeptide-transferase, which translates to MKEQVIFFTIIMGFLISVLLSPIFIPFLRRLKFGQSIREEGPKSHQKKSGTPTMGGVMILFSIIITTLVMIGKYSEQTPVTAFLLLFVTFGFGLLGFLDDFIKVVLKRNLGLTSKQKLLGQIIISVIFYLIYKHSGQSTEIKLPFGDYSIDLGWSYVLFIIFWLVGFSNAVNLTDGLDGLVSGTAAIAFGAFAVLAWNQNNFEVAVFSVAVVGAVLGFLVFNAHPAKVFMGDTGSLALGGAIAAIAILTKLEILLIIIGGVFVIETLSVILQVASFKTTGKRIFRMSPLHHHYELVGWSEWRVVVTFWSVGLIFAILGIYIEVWL; encoded by the coding sequence ATGAAGGAGCAAGTTATTTTTTTCACAATTATCATGGGCTTTCTGATCTCAGTTTTACTTTCTCCCATTTTTATTCCCTTCTTAAGAAGGTTGAAATTTGGACAAAGCATTCGGGAAGAAGGTCCTAAATCCCATCAAAAAAAATCGGGAACACCTACAATGGGCGGTGTAATGATTTTATTTTCAATTATCATTACCACATTGGTGATGATAGGGAAATATTCAGAACAAACACCGGTCACAGCATTTTTACTTTTGTTTGTAACATTTGGGTTCGGTTTACTCGGGTTTTTGGATGATTTCATCAAAGTCGTATTAAAAAGAAATCTGGGATTAACTTCAAAACAAAAGCTTCTTGGTCAAATTATCATTTCCGTTATATTTTATCTGATTTATAAACATTCAGGACAATCGACAGAAATTAAACTGCCATTTGGGGATTACTCCATAGATTTAGGCTGGTCATATGTCCTATTCATCATTTTCTGGCTGGTAGGATTCTCTAATGCTGTGAACCTGACAGACGGACTTGATGGTCTTGTTTCAGGTACGGCCGCGATCGCATTTGGGGCGTTTGCTGTGTTAGCATGGAACCAGAATAACTTTGAAGTTGCAGTATTCTCTGTTGCAGTGGTTGGAGCGGTCTTAGGGTTTTTAGTTTTTAATGCTCATCCTGCTAAGGTGTTTATGGGGGACACAGGCTCGCTGGCACTGGGTGGTGCAATCGCTGCTATTGCGATTTTAACAAAGCTTGAGATCCTCCTGATTATCATTGGCGGTGTTTTTGTTATCGAAACATTATCGGTTATTCTTCAGGTTGCCTCCTTTAAAACAACGGGGAAACGAATCTTTCGAATGAGCCCTTTGCATCATCATTACGAATTAGTAGGCTGGTCGGAATGGCGCGTAGTTGTTACCTTTTGGAGTGTTGGCCTAATATTTGCGATCCTAGGAATCTATATCGAGGTGTGGTTGTAA